The Acetivibrio saccincola genome window below encodes:
- a CDS encoding cell wall hydrolase, whose amino-acid sequence MNVKRVFLLLIIIVLCLMQTIAAHGSSSYTNLKFGSRGTKVVRLQQALQNKGYYKSSVDGIYGKITERAVINFQLDNKIRIDGIAGKQTKSLLYSSAYSDAVYWLSRIIHAEAQSEPYEGKVAVGNVVLNRVKSPGFPNTIYGVIFEYYKGIPQFTPVANGTIYNTPSKSSMQAAKDSLNGARPVGDSLYFFNPSKSAGTWIVKNRQYYKRIGNHVFYR is encoded by the coding sequence ATGAATGTTAAAAGAGTATTTTTGTTGCTGATAATTATAGTTCTATGCTTAATGCAAACTATAGCAGCACACGGGAGTTCATCGTATACAAACCTTAAATTTGGAAGCAGGGGGACAAAAGTTGTACGGCTTCAACAAGCCTTGCAAAACAAAGGTTATTACAAAAGCTCTGTAGACGGTATATATGGAAAAATAACCGAAAGAGCGGTAATTAATTTTCAATTGGATAATAAAATCAGGATAGACGGCATTGCCGGAAAACAGACAAAGTCCTTGTTATACTCCTCTGCTTACTCAGACGCCGTGTACTGGCTTTCAAGGATTATACATGCAGAAGCCCAAAGTGAACCTTATGAAGGAAAAGTAGCCGTGGGAAATGTTGTGTTAAACAGAGTAAAATCCCCTGGGTTTCCAAATACAATATACGGGGTAATTTTTGAATATTACAAAGGCATACCCCAGTTCACTCCTGTTGCCAACGGCACAATTTACAATACACCTTCCAAATCCAGCATGCAAGCTGCTAAAGATTCATTAAACGGGGCAAGACCTGTTGGGGATTCATTGTATTTTTTTAATCCCTCTAAATCAGCAGGAACATGGATAGTGAAAAACAGACAGTATTATAAGAGAATTGGCAACCATGTTTTTTATAGGTAG
- a CDS encoding stalk domain-containing protein, whose protein sequence is MRWGRLAIVLLLFFCVFAMAQGKKVYAAVSKQIFITVEINGNYIKMDVQPYIANGRTYVPLRFVAEALGADVQWNQEEKKASVSCDDNNIEMFAGSNVILVNGEEQHIDTNIEIVDGRIMIPIRFIAENLGCSVEWDDLVFSVIIEKEGIEVPQEYIYEREYTDEDLIWLARIVNVEGGGLSLDVRLAIANVVLNRKESPRFPNSIYDVIFDTNYSVQFPPAHRPGFKEMVPSKECITSAKMALEGINNIGNALFFNNVPFKSRSVTLHKIIDGMYFYY, encoded by the coding sequence ATGAGGTGGGGAAGACTGGCCATAGTGTTGCTATTATTTTTTTGTGTATTTGCTATGGCGCAGGGGAAAAAAGTTTATGCAGCAGTTTCAAAGCAGATATTTATCACTGTAGAGATAAACGGCAATTACATCAAGATGGATGTGCAACCATACATAGCTAATGGAAGGACTTATGTACCGCTGCGTTTTGTAGCAGAAGCATTAGGAGCAGATGTACAATGGAACCAGGAAGAGAAAAAGGCAAGTGTATCTTGTGATGATAATAATATAGAAATGTTTGCAGGTAGCAATGTAATTTTAGTAAATGGTGAAGAACAGCATATAGACACAAATATTGAGATTGTGGACGGGCGCATAATGATTCCTATAAGGTTTATTGCAGAAAACTTAGGTTGTTCTGTGGAGTGGGATGATTTGGTGTTTTCTGTAATAATTGAAAAGGAAGGCATTGAAGTACCACAGGAATATATTTACGAAAGGGAATACACAGATGAAGATTTAATATGGCTTGCTAGAATAGTAAATGTTGAAGGCGGCGGGCTGTCATTAGATGTAAGACTTGCAATAGCAAATGTGGTGTTAAACAGAAAAGAAAGCCCACGTTTTCCAAACAGCATCTACGATGTCATTTTTGATACAAATTATAGTGTCCAGTTTCCACCTGCACACAGGCCAGGTTTTAAAGAAATGGTACCATCAAAGGAATGCATTACAAGTGCCAAAATGGCATTAGAGGGAATTAACAATATAGGTAATGCCTTGTTTTTTAATAACGTACCTTTTAAAAGCAGAAGCGTTACCCTTCACAAGATTATAGACGGTATGTATTTTTATTATTAA
- a CDS encoding response regulator transcription factor yields the protein MGIPVVLCVDDEKIVLDSLKKQLEVKFNYAFQVETAESGEEALELIEELMSEGKEIPVVICDYLMPHMKGNVLFKKIKEISPSTSCILLTGQATLDAVKDMVNSGVINKFIQKPWDIDLLSSLIEDIFHKNASDTNNESCNNSEISSIKSYIKNACEKINSALMTIQQNIEAIKKVSKELPVDDLNTSTTVNDFYSKTSKVLDNILSEFLLIQKNHKVFPERGSGSDTDNDDMELIYDCISNLMERVSNIEKKLSLCNEKIIAWKNEEMFILNIHDIVYFTSGKRCAVAVTNNDQYTVKETLDFLEDQLKDSNFFRCHRCYIVNINHIIKLTPWFGSTSYVAKLKGLEGDIPVSKAKFRKLKELLGLESK from the coding sequence ATGGGAATTCCGGTTGTTTTGTGCGTGGATGATGAAAAAATAGTTCTTGACAGTCTTAAAAAACAACTTGAAGTTAAATTCAACTACGCTTTTCAAGTTGAAACTGCCGAAAGTGGTGAAGAAGCATTAGAACTCATAGAAGAGCTGATGTCTGAAGGCAAGGAAATTCCTGTAGTAATATGTGATTATCTCATGCCACATATGAAAGGTAATGTATTGTTTAAAAAGATAAAGGAAATTTCTCCTTCTACTTCCTGTATATTGCTTACAGGTCAGGCAACCCTTGATGCAGTAAAAGACATGGTTAACAGCGGAGTAATAAACAAATTTATACAAAAACCCTGGGATATAGATTTATTATCTTCTCTAATTGAAGATATTTTTCATAAAAATGCATCTGATACTAATAATGAAAGTTGTAATAACTCTGAAATATCCTCCATTAAATCCTATATAAAAAATGCTTGTGAAAAAATTAACTCTGCACTTATGACTATACAGCAAAATATTGAAGCCATTAAAAAAGTAAGCAAAGAATTGCCTGTAGATGATTTAAATACCTCTACAACAGTTAATGATTTTTATTCTAAAACTTCTAAAGTTCTTGATAATATTTTATCAGAATTTTTATTAATTCAAAAAAATCATAAAGTGTTTCCTGAAAGGGGTTCCGGTTCGGATACTGATAACGACGACATGGAACTTATTTATGATTGTATTTCAAATCTGATGGAAAGAGTAAGTAATATAGAAAAAAAGCTCTCTTTGTGCAATGAAAAAATTATTGCATGGAAAAATGAAGAAATGTTTATCCTTAATATACATGATATTGTCTATTTTACATCTGGAAAGAGATGCGCTGTTGCAGTAACAAACAATGACCAATACACCGTAAAAGAGACTTTGGACTTTTTAGAAGACCAATTAAAAGACTCTAACTTTTTCAGATGCCACAGATGCTATATTGTCAATATAAATCACATAATAAAGCTGACCCCTTGGTTTGGCTCTACCAGTTATGTTGCTAAACTAAAGGGCTTAGAAGGCGATATCCCGGTAAGTAAAGCTAAATTTAGAAAACTAAAAGAATTACTTGGATTAGAATCAAAGTGA
- a CDS encoding ATP-binding protein: protein MKCSFKNILTSLLLFFILFAFIPVYSTSSDNNANGQNTHITDYNAYTTLNENWQYHIGDLLAESLSLSPESPEYNLKWNNIENISSYIQRPKNCNTVWLRIKIPEAGWLSPAIYFEEIYGESISVYINGRFIFDNRNLHSNTDKNSFIVPLIPDDYGHYLYIRISLDLYHRFGPVKNVYFGDYKKISSLFSKKGYVSEVIGFSLIFLGIVLLIAAFLIVGLSKKIVISLCPVLICMGLVYIVQFSNFIEKFPEFDWVYDGYFSILVLGSLFSITYFYKQIFGEGYKKIINISLKINIIVLFIMFLHKIDVIILGYHPYVYLLGGWSLISMIILVATAIYNSYKGNTDAKIFMAGLFGFAGILIAEMFVFLFYSNNYRFSLFQWGILIFIFSQIIILARKITSLHNKTILYSKRLEKKNAQLDLMWNEVKKSRDRLAELNKTLEDKVLERTRQLKEANTELTLLNEELHASNIELIETLEKLKSTQEQLIKSEKMAALGQLVSGIAHELNTPLGAIQASINNMEGYIENIINSLSGFLTVATPEKIQMLLFLIKNSKNNNIYISTKDERKHKRAILKELNQLGIKNAHKLAEQLTSLGISDYKPYIKILENPELHVIVEVAYLVTNLKNSSHTISLAADKTSKVVFALKSYSHQSNSTDKEDTDVIQTIETVLTIYNNKIKPEVEVVKNYSDIPKIKSNADELTQVWTNIIHNALQAMEYKGVLTIDTTVKDNCIVVSITDSGPGIPDGIKDKIFQPFFTTKPLGEGTGLGLDIVARIINNHNGKIEVSTEPGKTTFSVYIPINKTLDDKSTG from the coding sequence ATGAAGTGCAGCTTTAAAAATATTTTAACCTCATTGCTTTTATTTTTTATTCTTTTTGCCTTTATACCTGTTTATTCCACTTCCTCTGATAATAATGCTAACGGCCAAAATACACACATTACTGATTACAATGCTTACACTACTTTGAATGAAAACTGGCAGTATCATATAGGCGATTTATTAGCAGAAAGCCTCAGTCTTTCCCCTGAGTCCCCGGAATATAATCTGAAGTGGAATAATATTGAAAATATATCAAGCTATATACAAAGACCTAAAAATTGCAATACTGTCTGGCTCAGAATAAAAATACCCGAAGCCGGCTGGCTGTCTCCGGCAATTTATTTTGAGGAAATTTATGGTGAGTCCATTTCAGTATACATAAACGGAAGGTTTATTTTTGACAACAGGAACTTGCATTCAAACACTGACAAAAATTCTTTCATTGTCCCCCTTATTCCTGACGACTACGGACACTATTTATATATACGGATATCTTTGGATTTATATCACAGATTTGGACCTGTCAAAAATGTATATTTTGGGGATTATAAAAAAATATCTTCCTTGTTTTCAAAAAAGGGATATGTCAGTGAAGTAATTGGGTTTTCATTGATTTTTTTGGGTATAGTTTTGCTTATAGCTGCATTTCTTATTGTAGGTCTCAGTAAAAAAATAGTTATCTCCCTGTGCCCTGTATTAATATGTATGGGGCTTGTGTATATTGTACAATTTTCTAATTTTATAGAAAAATTCCCTGAATTTGATTGGGTGTATGATGGATATTTTAGTATTCTGGTATTGGGCTCCTTATTTTCAATAACTTATTTTTACAAGCAAATATTTGGGGAAGGATACAAAAAAATAATCAATATATCTCTGAAAATAAATATAATTGTACTCTTTATAATGTTTTTGCATAAAATAGATGTCATTATACTAGGTTACCACCCTTATGTTTATCTGCTTGGAGGATGGTCATTAATCAGCATGATAATACTTGTAGCAACCGCTATATATAATTCTTACAAAGGAAACACCGATGCCAAAATATTTATGGCCGGTCTTTTTGGATTTGCAGGTATTCTCATCGCTGAAATGTTCGTATTTTTATTTTATTCCAATAATTATAGGTTTTCACTTTTTCAGTGGGGTATTCTTATTTTTATATTTTCACAAATAATTATTTTAGCAAGAAAAATCACTTCTCTTCACAATAAAACTATTCTTTATTCAAAGCGGCTTGAAAAAAAGAATGCCCAATTGGATTTAATGTGGAATGAAGTTAAAAAATCCAGGGACAGGCTTGCTGAATTGAATAAAACTTTAGAAGATAAAGTTCTTGAAAGGACCCGCCAGCTTAAAGAGGCAAATACTGAACTTACCTTACTTAATGAAGAATTACATGCCTCAAATATAGAACTTATTGAAACTTTAGAAAAGCTGAAAAGTACCCAGGAACAACTGATAAAATCAGAAAAAATGGCGGCGTTAGGTCAGCTTGTTTCCGGAATTGCACATGAATTAAATACTCCTTTAGGGGCTATACAGGCATCCATTAATAATATGGAAGGATATATTGAAAATATCATCAACTCCCTGTCCGGCTTTTTAACGGTTGCTACACCTGAAAAAATTCAAATGCTTTTATTCCTTATTAAAAATTCAAAAAACAATAATATTTATATTTCCACAAAAGATGAACGGAAGCACAAAAGGGCTATTTTAAAAGAACTAAACCAGCTGGGAATAAAAAATGCACACAAATTAGCAGAACAGCTTACGTCTTTAGGTATATCAGATTATAAACCATACATTAAAATTTTAGAAAACCCTGAATTGCACGTAATAGTGGAAGTAGCCTATTTAGTGACAAACCTTAAAAATAGTTCACACACTATATCATTAGCCGCAGATAAAACCTCTAAAGTTGTATTTGCACTAAAATCTTATTCCCACCAAAGCAATTCAACTGACAAAGAAGATACAGATGTAATTCAAACCATCGAAACTGTACTTACAATATATAATAATAAAATCAAGCCAGAAGTGGAAGTTGTAAAAAATTATTCTGATATCCCTAAAATTAAATCCAATGCCGATGAACTTACACAAGTGTGGACAAATATAATTCATAACGCCCTTCAGGCAATGGAATATAAAGGAGTACTTACAATAGATACAACTGTAAAAGACAACTGTATAGTTGTGTCAATTACCGATTCAGGTCCCGGAATTCCTGACGGCATAAAGGATAAAATTTTCCAGCCTTTTTTTACAACCAAACCTTTAGGTGAAGGAACCGGACTAGGTCTCGATATTGTAGCCAGAATCATCAATAATCATAATGGAAAAATTGAAGTGAGCACTGAACCTGGCAAGACAACCTTTTCTGTTTATATTCCAATAAATAAAACACTTGATGATAAAAGCACTGGTTAA
- a CDS encoding citrate/2-methylcitrate synthase, producing the protein MTIPVKDFYDNEMLNELSELAEVSYAIDPELYGKFDVKRGLRDINGRGVLAGLTKIGEVHSYIIDENEMVPVPGRLLYRGIDIADLVEGFTSEGRFGFEETCYLLLFGELPDRRQLASFEEFLASYRKLPRSFVRDMIMKAPSKDIMNVLSRSVLALYSYDDMPDDTSIKNVLRQCIQMIARFPLLAVYGYQAYSHYHGDKSLFIHSPREDLSTAENILHMLRPDSKFTKLEASVLDLALVLHAEHGGGNNSTFVTHVVTSTGTDTYSAMAASLGSLKGPKHGGANIKVVQMFEDIKENIKDWNDDEEIANYLDKILKREAFDKSGLIYGMGHAVYSVSDPRAVILKEYASKLAVSKGCEDEFNLFSKVEKIAPEVIGKIRRIYKGVSANIDFYSGFVYKMLGIPPELYTPIFAISRVVGWSAHRIEELSNKGKIIRPAYKSVAKRRDYVKIDKR; encoded by the coding sequence ATGACGATACCTGTAAAAGACTTTTATGATAATGAGATGTTAAATGAGTTGTCGGAATTAGCTGAGGTAAGCTACGCTATTGACCCTGAATTATATGGCAAATTTGATGTAAAACGGGGATTGAGAGATATCAATGGTAGAGGTGTGCTTGCAGGACTCACCAAAATAGGTGAAGTACATTCATATATTATTGATGAAAATGAAATGGTACCGGTTCCAGGCAGACTGCTTTACAGAGGGATAGATATTGCAGATTTGGTAGAGGGTTTTACCAGTGAAGGGCGTTTTGGTTTTGAAGAAACCTGCTACCTGTTATTATTTGGTGAGTTGCCTGACAGAAGGCAGCTGGCATCTTTTGAGGAGTTTCTAGCAAGTTATAGAAAACTTCCCAGAAGTTTTGTACGCGACATGATAATGAAAGCACCTAGTAAGGATATAATGAATGTCCTTTCAAGAAGTGTGCTGGCATTATATAGTTACGATGATATGCCAGATGATACCTCTATTAAAAATGTACTAAGGCAGTGCATCCAGATGATTGCACGTTTTCCTTTGCTGGCTGTATATGGGTATCAGGCTTATTCTCACTATCATGGTGACAAAAGTCTTTTTATTCACAGCCCCAGAGAAGACCTTAGCACTGCAGAAAACATTTTACATATGCTGCGACCGGACAGTAAATTTACAAAGCTAGAGGCGTCGGTTTTAGACCTTGCCCTTGTACTTCATGCTGAACATGGAGGGGGAAATAACTCTACTTTTGTAACTCACGTGGTAACTTCAACGGGAACAGATACCTATTCTGCTATGGCAGCTTCATTAGGTTCACTTAAAGGTCCAAAACATGGCGGGGCTAATATAAAAGTTGTTCAGATGTTTGAAGATATTAAAGAAAATATTAAAGACTGGAATGATGATGAAGAAATTGCAAACTACCTTGATAAAATTTTAAAGAGGGAAGCCTTTGACAAATCGGGTTTGATTTATGGAATGGGACACGCTGTTTATTCTGTATCGGACCCCAGGGCAGTGATACTTAAAGAATATGCTTCTAAGCTTGCAGTAAGCAAGGGATGTGAAGATGAATTTAATTTGTTTTCAAAAGTGGAAAAGATAGCTCCTGAAGTGATAGGAAAGATAAGAAGAATATATAAGGGAGTAAGTGCAAATATAGATTTTTACTCCGGATTTGTATATAAAATGTTAGGTATTCCTCCTGAACTATACACACCTATATTTGCTATTTCCAGGGTGGTTGGATGGAGTGCTCATAGAATCGAAGAATTGTCAAACAAAGGGAAAATAATCAGACCTGCATACAAAAGTGTTGCTAAAAGAAGGGATTATGTAAAAATAGACAAAAGGTAA
- a CDS encoding 3-phosphoglycerate dehydrogenase family protein, protein MFTIQTLDKISAKGLELFPRDQYEIATEISNPDAIILRSTKIHDMELPPKLKAIARAGAGVNNIPIDKCTKKGIVVFNTPGANANAVKELVLAALLLASRKIHDGISWAQSLKGNGDQVPALVEKGKSQFKGPEIKGKTLGVIGLGAIGVMVANDALALGMNVIGYDPFISINSAWELSSNVAKASSLDHLLSVSDYITIHVPFNENTNGMINKNTLKIMKKGVRILNFARGGLVDNKDILEAIENGKVACYVTDFPEEELLGNERIIAIPHLGASTPESEENCALMAASQLREFLEKGNVRNSVNYANCELPFSGDTRIISAHDNIPNMLGQITTILAQNNYNIADMISKNKDKTGYTIVDVNGKVSPDIIEKIKAVSGINMVNVIDISNGKNSD, encoded by the coding sequence ATGTTTACTATTCAAACTCTAGACAAGATTTCAGCAAAGGGTTTGGAGCTTTTTCCAAGGGATCAATATGAAATAGCAACTGAAATTTCAAATCCTGATGCAATAATTTTAAGAAGTACTAAAATACACGATATGGAGCTGCCACCTAAGTTAAAAGCAATAGCCAGGGCTGGTGCCGGTGTTAACAACATTCCTATAGACAAATGCACAAAAAAGGGAATTGTTGTATTTAATACTCCGGGAGCTAATGCAAATGCAGTTAAAGAACTTGTCCTTGCAGCTTTACTTTTAGCTTCAAGAAAAATCCATGATGGAATATCATGGGCTCAGTCCCTTAAAGGAAACGGGGATCAGGTACCGGCACTTGTTGAAAAAGGAAAATCCCAGTTTAAAGGTCCTGAAATTAAAGGAAAAACACTTGGGGTAATAGGACTTGGCGCTATAGGTGTAATGGTTGCTAATGACGCTTTAGCACTTGGGATGAATGTAATAGGCTATGACCCTTTCATCTCAATAAATTCTGCGTGGGAACTTTCAAGTAATGTTGCAAAGGCTTCAAGCCTTGACCACTTGCTTTCCGTTTCAGATTACATTACAATCCATGTGCCTTTTAATGAAAACACAAACGGTATGATAAATAAAAACACTCTAAAAATCATGAAAAAAGGCGTAAGAATATTAAACTTTGCAAGAGGCGGATTAGTTGACAACAAAGATATTTTAGAAGCTATTGAAAACGGCAAAGTAGCATGCTATGTGACAGATTTCCCGGAAGAAGAGTTGTTGGGAAATGAACGTATAATAGCTATTCCCCACTTAGGAGCTTCTACTCCCGAGTCTGAAGAAAACTGTGCCCTTATGGCTGCAAGTCAACTCAGGGAGTTTTTGGAAAAAGGAAATGTACGGAATTCTGTTAACTATGCTAATTGTGAGCTTCCTTTCTCCGGTGACACTAGAATAATAAGTGCTCATGATAATATTCCTAATATGTTAGGTCAAATTACTACAATACTGGCACAAAACAATTATAATATTGCAGATATGATTAGCAAAAACAAAGATAAAACCGGCTACACAATAGTAGACGTTAATGGAAAAGTTTCACCGGATATAATTGAAAAAATTAAAGCTGTTTCAGGAATAAACATGGTAAACGTTATAGATATATCAAATGGCAAAAATTCAGATTAA
- a CDS encoding putative glycoside hydrolase has protein sequence MKKTIAKRIWLLVIVSVLVMVFVGCNSDTGTEDPDIRTEETQTPGTQGDEEENTDDFEEIEEEEEVAEEEGDGTPFNNGHKKRVKARGLYLTASTAGARLDHYIELAKTTEINAYVIDLKNDYGTVGYNSNVSLAHEIGAVEVRFDIDKVTQKLKENDIYAIGRIVVFKDPILAEKKPEYAIKNKDGGLYVFNGTNWIDPYNEECWKYAIDIAREALDRGFDEIQFDYIRFPDGRRSEMVFESKDDREAPEVINDFLAYARQELKGEILSGDIFAIVCETTGDTEGIGQVFELIGENLDYISPMIYPSHYALGQSINGVVFPKPDLDPYGVVLNTLLKAKSRYEKVEGHTPIIRPFLQDFTASWIEQGNYQKYGTEQAKQQIQAVYDAGFEEWFFWDPFNNYSEDAYEKIDN, from the coding sequence ATGAAAAAAACTATTGCAAAAAGAATTTGGCTATTGGTTATAGTTAGTGTTCTAGTTATGGTGTTTGTCGGATGTAATTCAGATACCGGTACAGAAGACCCGGATATCCGGACTGAAGAAACCCAGACGCCGGGAACTCAAGGTGATGAAGAGGAAAATACAGATGATTTTGAAGAAATTGAGGAAGAGGAAGAAGTGGCAGAAGAGGAAGGAGACGGTACCCCATTTAATAACGGGCACAAAAAAAGAGTTAAAGCCAGAGGGCTATATTTAACTGCATCTACAGCCGGGGCAAGGTTAGACCATTATATTGAACTTGCAAAAACCACTGAAATAAATGCTTATGTTATAGATTTAAAAAATGACTACGGTACAGTAGGGTACAATTCAAATGTCTCATTGGCACATGAAATAGGAGCAGTTGAAGTTAGGTTTGATATTGATAAAGTTACACAAAAATTAAAAGAAAATGATATATATGCTATTGGGAGAATAGTGGTTTTTAAAGATCCCATTCTTGCAGAAAAAAAACCTGAGTATGCTATAAAAAATAAAGACGGGGGATTGTATGTATTTAATGGAACAAACTGGATTGATCCTTATAATGAAGAGTGCTGGAAGTATGCAATAGATATTGCAAGGGAGGCATTGGACAGGGGATTTGATGAAATACAATTTGACTATATAAGATTTCCGGATGGAAGAAGAAGTGAAATGGTATTTGAAAGTAAAGATGACAGGGAAGCACCTGAAGTTATAAATGATTTTTTAGCATATGCAAGGCAGGAGCTGAAAGGTGAAATACTATCCGGTGATATATTTGCAATTGTTTGTGAGACTACCGGGGATACAGAAGGTATAGGACAGGTTTTTGAGCTTATTGGGGAGAACCTGGATTATATATCTCCCATGATATATCCTTCTCACTATGCTCTGGGGCAATCTATTAATGGAGTAGTATTTCCAAAGCCGGATTTAGATCCATACGGAGTGGTTTTAAATACCCTTCTAAAGGCAAAATCCAGGTATGAAAAGGTGGAAGGACACACACCTATTATAAGGCCGTTTTTACAGGATTTTACCGCTTCCTGGATAGAACAGGGAAATTACCAGAAGTACGGTACAGAGCAGGCAAAACAGCAAATACAAGCTGTTTATGATGCAGGGTTTGAAGAATGGTTTTTCTGGGATCCATTTAACAATTACAGTGAAGATGCTTATGAAAAAATTGATAATTAA
- a CDS encoding response regulator, with product MNCEFSNNSAIILVDDEKIVLDSLKSELATYIDDKYTIEISESGSEALELVDELLNEGYDIPVIICDYIMPGMKGDVLLSKVHQKSPDTFKILLTGQAVLEGVANAINNANLYKYFDKPWDKEELKKAVIDSLELYHIKKKQHKNLQFLSGKETQIKEKIQKTKNSLIEKQCLNPEEANKIIADLNTLKEMYTTVLKLKNMINLCDAEKISGIESEVNKLKDMLKLVEQ from the coding sequence GTGAATTGTGAATTCTCCAACAATTCTGCAATTATTTTAGTAGATGATGAAAAAATTGTTTTAGACAGCTTAAAATCAGAATTAGCAACGTATATTGATGATAAATATACTATTGAAATTTCAGAAAGCGGTTCAGAGGCTCTTGAATTGGTAGATGAGCTCCTAAATGAGGGTTATGATATCCCTGTTATTATTTGCGACTATATAATGCCAGGAATGAAAGGCGATGTCTTACTCAGCAAAGTTCACCAAAAATCTCCGGATACATTTAAAATATTGCTCACCGGACAGGCTGTTCTTGAAGGAGTAGCAAATGCAATAAATAATGCAAATCTTTACAAATATTTTGACAAGCCTTGGGACAAAGAAGAACTAAAAAAAGCTGTAATTGATTCTTTAGAGTTGTATCATATAAAAAAGAAGCAGCATAAAAACTTACAATTTCTTTCCGGCAAGGAAACGCAAATAAAAGAGAAAATACAAAAAACAAAAAACTCTCTTATAGAGAAGCAATGCCTGAATCCTGAGGAAGCAAATAAAATTATAGCGGATTTAAACACATTAAAAGAAATGTATACAACAGTGTTAAAACTAAAAAATATGATTAATTTGTGCGATGCTGAAAAAATATCCGGTATTGAATCAGAAGTAAACAAGCTTAAAGATATGTTAAAATTGGTGGAACAATAA
- a CDS encoding peptidylprolyl isomerase, with product MKYSKFISFILLTVITFSLVSCSNKKTDGDENKKVDENNIIAEVAGEKITVPELRFVFNHIRNVWEEDANVDRTDKKQVKEFWETEFEGKKREDVIKKESLEDLIEMKILISKAKEENIQLDEEDNEEIDELLRQYIETNGGEHLAEITLNTNFGMSLEDYRKINEELVLSAKYKKEAVKNIEIPLEDIEKYYNENIDEVEMVTIKYILILTETYPDEDPLTEEEIEEKRKLAENVLNMAQNGEDFDALSQEYNEDPEVKLYGNKLTFSRKNAREDLKEWAFSASVGELTMLEVPAGFMILKLSEKHGFDFASEGIKYVLQQEEFEKRLKQWKEEDFTINQELIDSLNMIE from the coding sequence ATGAAGTATAGTAAATTTATAAGTTTTATTTTATTAACTGTTATTACTTTTTCTCTGGTTTCATGTTCAAATAAAAAGACTGATGGGGACGAGAATAAAAAAGTGGATGAAAACAACATTATAGCAGAAGTTGCAGGTGAAAAAATAACAGTACCGGAGTTAAGATTTGTTTTTAATCATATAAGAAATGTGTGGGAAGAAGATGCCAATGTAGACAGGACAGATAAAAAGCAGGTAAAAGAGTTTTGGGAAACAGAGTTTGAAGGTAAAAAAAGGGAAGACGTAATAAAGAAGGAGTCTTTAGAGGACTTAATAGAAATGAAGATATTAATCAGTAAAGCAAAAGAAGAAAATATCCAGCTAGATGAGGAAGATAATGAGGAAATAGATGAACTTTTAAGACAATATATTGAAACAAACGGAGGGGAGCACCTTGCCGAAATTACACTTAATACAAATTTTGGCATGAGTTTAGAAGACTATAGAAAGATAAATGAAGAACTTGTGCTTTCAGCAAAATATAAAAAAGAAGCTGTTAAAAACATTGAAATTCCTTTAGAGGACATAGAAAAATACTATAACGAAAATATTGATGAAGTTGAAATGGTGACTATAAAGTATATTTTAATTCTCACAGAAACGTACCCTGATGAAGATCCTCTTACGGAAGAAGAAATAGAAGAAAAGAGAAAGTTGGCTGAAAATGTTTTAAATATGGCTCAAAATGGTGAAGATTTTGATGCTTTGTCTCAGGAATATAATGAGGACCCGGAAGTAAAGCTATATGGCAATAAGCTTACTTTTTCCAGAAAGAATGCCAGGGAGGACTTAAAAGAGTGGGCTTTTAGTGCAAGTGTAGGTGAACTTACCATGTTGGAAGTACCTGCAGGTTTTATGATACTTAAGCTTAGTGAAAAACATGGTTTTGATTTTGCTTCAGAGGGAATTAAGTATGTTTTGCAGCAGGAAGAGTTTGAAAAAAGATTAAAACAGTGGAAAGAAGAAGACTTTACAATTAATCAGGAACTAATAGACTCCCTTAATATGATAGAATAA